A genomic window from Paramormyrops kingsleyae isolate MSU_618 chromosome 23, PKINGS_0.4, whole genome shotgun sequence includes:
- the sla1a gene encoding src like adaptor 1a produces MGNAVRSEATNNAGNSPEQKESEVLIVINDYPSSNISEPIFRTGEKLRLLSEEGCWLKVCSLLTAAENYIPNNYVAKVYHSWLFEGVDRKKSEELLFLPGNRIGSFMIRESAREKGVYCLSVRHRSIIHYRIFRLPNNWYYISPRLTFQCLEDLVTHYSDLADGLCCVLNAPCLAQSHNSVNIASQAPPVVMRRNNNQKNMNSPQLENQSTEDLQDDEDDQMSYGVRDSIASYLSLANSEVPSRKITWTKKRKTMYALPSQNCGQVTEEDRWTPHNEA; encoded by the exons ATGGGGAACGCCGTAAGGAGCGAAGCTACGAACAATGCAGGCAACAGCCCCGAGCAGAAAG AAAGtgaagtgctcattgtcattAATGACTACCCCTCCTCCAATATCAGTGAGCCAATCTTCCGGACTGGAGAGAAGCTCCGCCTCCTGTCTGA AGAAGGATGCTGGTTGAAAGTCTGCTCCCTCCTGACCGCAGCTGAGAACTACATTCCCAATAACTACGTGGCCAAAGTCTACCACAG CTGGCTGTTCGAGGGTGTGGACAGGAAAAAGTCCGAAGAGCTGCTTTTCCTGCCAGGGAACCGGATTGGATCCTTCATGATAAGAGAGAGCGCGAGGGAAAAAG GTGTTTACTGCCTGTCAGTCAGACACAGGTCCATCATACATTACCGCATCTTCCGTCTGCCAAACAACTGGTATTACATCTCTCCTCGCCTCACCTTCCAGTGTCTGGAGGACTTAGTGACGCACTACTCCG ATTTGGCCGACGGCctgtgctgtgtgctgaacGCTCCCTGCTTGGCCCAGAGCCACAACTCCGTGAACATCGCCTCTCAGGCGCCTCCGGTGGTGATGAGGCGTAACAACAACCAGAAGAATATGAACAG CCCGCAGCTGGAGAACCAGAGCACTGAGGACCTGCAGGACGACGAGGACGATCAGATGAGCTACGGCGTACGGGACAGCATCGCCTCGTACCTGTCCCTGGCTAACTCAGAGGTCCCCAGCCGTAAAATTACCTGGacgaaaaagagaaaaacaatgtACGCACTCCCAAGCCAGAATTGTGGCCAAGTAACTGAAGAGGACCGCTGGACACCTCACAATGAGGCCTGA